In Streptomyces sp. NBC_00569, a single genomic region encodes these proteins:
- a CDS encoding MFS transporter, which yields MAAGTIGHFVEWFDWYIYGLLAAVFSGQIFPSHSSFASLVAALLTYAIGFVVRPLSGIIISPLADRYGRQVVLTLSISGMALGSLIIALTPPFAMISYAAPVLFLLARVLQGVSAGSEMQSAIAFMVEHAPPDKKGLFGSFSNMASGLATLAATGAAAIVTAAFDPDTLAAWGWRIPFLVGGIIGVVGLLLRARADESPEFEASSAVEKKSAPGRLKALLREHPKALLQTAALSAPAVAYYTWATFLPTYANLTTGRNTASTLAGSVIGLALMVIIVPVCGALSDRLGRRKIFPIVAAIGMIVLFYPLLLLLNQPGFWVYVLVSSSGWVVLGIWQAVYPTIQAELFPASVRVSGIGFAHQIVTAVFGGTAPLIAAAFIGAGHPMFVAIYMITVVALSLIVYFTLPETGRKRRLTP from the coding sequence ATGGCGGCAGGCACGATCGGCCACTTCGTGGAATGGTTCGACTGGTACATCTACGGACTACTGGCAGCGGTTTTTTCGGGACAGATCTTCCCAAGTCACTCGTCCTTCGCGTCTCTTGTCGCAGCGCTGCTCACCTATGCGATCGGGTTCGTGGTACGCCCGCTCAGTGGAATCATCATTTCCCCGCTGGCCGACCGCTACGGCCGACAGGTCGTACTGACCCTGTCCATCTCGGGGATGGCGCTCGGTTCCCTGATCATCGCCCTCACCCCGCCCTTCGCGATGATCAGCTACGCGGCGCCCGTTCTCTTCCTGCTCGCCCGCGTACTGCAAGGCGTTTCCGCCGGCAGCGAGATGCAGAGCGCCATCGCGTTCATGGTCGAGCACGCCCCACCGGACAAGAAGGGCCTGTTCGGTTCCTTCTCCAACATGGCGAGCGGTCTCGCGACCCTCGCGGCGACCGGCGCCGCCGCTATCGTCACCGCCGCGTTCGATCCGGACACGCTCGCCGCGTGGGGCTGGCGCATCCCCTTCCTCGTAGGCGGCATCATCGGCGTGGTCGGCCTCCTTCTGCGGGCCCGCGCCGACGAATCCCCCGAATTCGAGGCCAGTTCCGCCGTCGAGAAGAAGTCCGCACCCGGGCGTCTGAAGGCGCTGCTCCGCGAACACCCGAAGGCTCTGCTGCAGACGGCGGCGCTGTCCGCCCCGGCCGTGGCCTATTACACCTGGGCCACGTTCCTCCCCACCTACGCGAACCTGACCACGGGCCGGAACACGGCCTCCACGCTGGCCGGCAGCGTCATCGGACTCGCCCTGATGGTCATCATCGTGCCCGTCTGCGGCGCGCTCTCGGATCGGCTCGGCCGACGGAAGATCTTCCCAATCGTCGCGGCCATCGGCATGATCGTGCTCTTCTATCCCTTGCTTCTGCTGCTGAACCAGCCCGGATTCTGGGTCTACGTCCTGGTCTCGAGCTCCGGCTGGGTGGTTCTCGGCATCTGGCAGGCCGTCTACCCGACGATTCAGGCCGAACTCTTCCCGGCCTCCGTACGGGTGTCCGGCATCGGTTTCGCGCACCAGATCGTAACCGCCGTTTTCGGTGGCACTGCCCCACTGATCGCCGCCGCGTTCATCGGCGCGGGACATCCGATGTTCGTCGCGATCTACATGATCACCGTTGTCGCCCTCTCCCTGATCGTCTACTTCACGCTCCCGGAGACCGGTCGTAAGAGGCGACTGACGCCGTAA
- a CDS encoding neuraminidase (sialidase), with the protein MRVFLPLTAVTTAALLLGTVSGAATTAAADRKPDGTALVKVSHGDPYAHCTIGARSPDSVVYPATEVEPYLSVDPRHPKRVVTVFQQDRWNDGGARGLVAGWTTDGHTFHRSTLPFSLCAPGGADFERATDPWVSTGPDGTVYAGGEGVDFTRSTRSGLLTATSRDGGRTWRNLTTTHVDEEPFFNDKPSLTADPLRKGTAYQVWDRLDNDPPGPSSLDGPGYISLTRDGGRTWSKARQFVDTSTVPNTQTIGHLIVVDRRTGTLYDFFDQITLADDLSTVVEAHYAMVTSTDAGKTWSAPVTVARDTSVPEVDPNDPTKLLRAGSTLPSPAVDPRTGTLYMAYEGSDFSGGKFDSVQLVRSTDRGRTWGTPQLISPKSVPAFSPSIAIDKRGTVALMYYDLRFLKPGNTTTLPTAYQLATLPHGNPRLRTERRISRIFDWLQAPFSGGYFLGDYQGLVADGKGVRAVLTETNSGAPHNRTDVYTSSLRTR; encoded by the coding sequence ATGCGCGTCTTCCTGCCCCTGACCGCCGTCACCACCGCCGCGCTCCTGCTCGGCACGGTCTCCGGCGCGGCGACCACCGCCGCAGCAGACCGGAAACCCGACGGCACAGCACTGGTCAAGGTGTCCCACGGCGACCCGTACGCGCACTGCACCATCGGCGCGAGGTCCCCCGACAGCGTCGTCTACCCGGCCACCGAGGTCGAGCCGTACCTGTCCGTCGATCCGCGTCACCCGAAGCGCGTGGTCACCGTGTTCCAGCAGGACCGCTGGAACGACGGCGGTGCGCGTGGCCTGGTGGCCGGCTGGACGACGGACGGCCACACCTTTCACCGGAGCACACTGCCCTTCAGCCTGTGCGCCCCCGGCGGCGCGGACTTCGAACGGGCCACCGACCCCTGGGTGAGTACGGGACCCGACGGCACCGTCTACGCCGGCGGGGAGGGAGTCGACTTCACGAGGAGCACGCGCAGCGGCCTGCTGACCGCCACGTCCCGCGACGGCGGTCGCACCTGGCGGAACCTCACCACCACGCACGTCGACGAGGAGCCGTTCTTCAACGACAAGCCCTCACTCACCGCCGACCCCCTTCGCAAGGGCACCGCCTACCAGGTCTGGGACCGCCTCGACAACGACCCGCCCGGTCCCAGCTCCCTCGACGGTCCGGGCTACATCTCCCTCACCCGCGACGGCGGCCGCACCTGGAGCAAGGCCCGGCAGTTCGTCGACACCAGCACCGTGCCCAACACGCAGACCATCGGCCATCTGATCGTCGTCGACCGGCGCACCGGCACCCTGTACGACTTCTTCGACCAGATCACCTTGGCCGACGACCTGAGCACCGTCGTCGAAGCCCACTACGCGATGGTCACCTCGACCGACGCCGGAAAGACCTGGAGCGCCCCGGTCACCGTGGCCCGGGACACCTCCGTACCGGAAGTCGACCCGAACGACCCCACCAAGCTGCTGCGCGCCGGGTCCACCCTGCCCAGTCCGGCCGTCGACCCCAGGACGGGCACCCTGTACATGGCCTACGAGGGCTCGGACTTCTCCGGTGGAAAGTTCGACTCCGTCCAGCTCGTGCGGTCCACGGACCGCGGACGCACCTGGGGGACCCCGCAGCTGATCAGCCCGAAAAGCGTACCGGCCTTCTCTCCGTCGATCGCGATCGACAAGCGGGGCACGGTCGCGCTCATGTACTACGACCTGCGCTTCCTCAAGCCCGGCAACACCACCACCTTGCCCACCGCCTACCAACTGGCCACGCTGCCGCACGGAAACCCGAGGCTCCGGACCGAGCGACGGATCTCGCGGATCTTCGACTGGCTCCAGGCGCCCTTCTCCGGGGGCTACTTCCTCGGCGACTACCAAGGCCTGGTGGCGGACGGCAAGGGAGTACGGGCGGTGCTCACCGAGACCAACTCCGGCGCACCACACAACCGTACGGACGTGTACACCAGCAGTCTCCGCACCCGCTGA
- a CDS encoding amidase translates to MTQSPIDPFASAVELAAAIRQKEVSPVELADCFLERMDRLDPRLNAFCHRADDDVRKAASTAADAVVRAVSVEELPPFHGVPLPVKDLADVAGWPTTHGSGGARKTPVETSDPVVRRFVDAGFVLLGKTTTSEFGSLPFTESEALGISRNPWDPDRTPGGSSSGAGAAVAAGMAPIAHAEDGGGSIRIPASCTGLVGLKPTRGLVTNAVVEVEGLGTGGVLTRSVADTAAALDVLARHDPGAWWSPSTPRTSFAAAMKRDLPTGLRIGVLTDSPIDGIRVHPACVAAVDVALRTLESAGQHIVDTPLQLPPTDELVTAFTTLWNVGGAGIALAEPDRVEPHNRALREAARAIDSWSYAEGVRKTQELSRRIVEGFLAGFDLLVTPTMACLPPLVGAWRTGIEDDPLRALRNSYPMGVFTSVFNVTGQPAASLPVHHDEATGLPVGVQIVAAPWREDLLLQVSRTLELALPWAGRRPTVS, encoded by the coding sequence GTGACCCAGTCACCGATCGACCCGTTCGCATCCGCCGTCGAACTCGCCGCGGCCATCCGCCAAAAGGAGGTGAGCCCGGTCGAGTTGGCCGACTGCTTTCTCGAGCGGATGGACCGGCTCGACCCCCGGCTGAACGCCTTTTGCCACCGGGCCGACGACGACGTCCGCAAAGCCGCGTCCACCGCGGCCGATGCCGTGGTGCGGGCCGTGTCCGTCGAAGAGCTCCCGCCGTTCCACGGCGTACCGCTGCCCGTCAAGGACCTTGCCGACGTTGCCGGATGGCCCACCACCCATGGGTCCGGCGGTGCCCGGAAGACACCCGTCGAGACATCGGATCCGGTGGTGCGACGGTTCGTGGACGCGGGCTTCGTTCTTCTCGGCAAGACCACCACCTCCGAGTTCGGCAGCCTGCCTTTCACCGAGAGCGAGGCCCTGGGCATCTCGCGCAACCCGTGGGACCCGGACCGCACGCCCGGCGGGTCGTCGAGCGGAGCGGGCGCCGCCGTCGCCGCCGGGATGGCGCCCATCGCCCACGCCGAGGACGGCGGCGGGTCGATACGGATCCCCGCATCGTGCACCGGCCTCGTCGGCCTCAAACCCACCCGCGGCCTGGTCACCAATGCCGTCGTGGAGGTGGAGGGTCTCGGCACCGGCGGCGTTCTCACCCGCTCGGTGGCGGACACCGCGGCGGCCCTCGACGTGCTGGCGCGTCACGATCCGGGCGCGTGGTGGTCGCCGTCGACGCCGCGCACGTCCTTCGCCGCCGCGATGAAGAGGGACCTGCCGACCGGGCTGCGGATCGGTGTGCTCACCGACTCCCCGATCGACGGGATACGCGTGCACCCGGCGTGTGTCGCAGCCGTCGACGTCGCTCTTCGGACGCTCGAATCGGCCGGCCAGCACATCGTCGACACCCCTCTTCAGCTGCCGCCGACCGACGAGTTGGTCACCGCGTTCACGACTCTGTGGAACGTCGGCGGTGCCGGGATCGCGCTCGCGGAACCTGACCGTGTCGAGCCCCACAATCGCGCCCTGCGTGAGGCGGCGCGAGCGATCGACTCGTGGTCGTACGCGGAAGGGGTGCGGAAGACGCAGGAGTTGTCACGGCGCATCGTCGAAGGCTTCCTCGCGGGCTTCGACCTCCTCGTGACGCCGACGATGGCTTGCCTTCCGCCGCTCGTCGGTGCCTGGCGCACGGGCATCGAGGACGATCCCCTGAGGGCCCTGCGGAACAGCTACCCGATGGGGGTGTTCACGTCGGTGTTCAACGTGACCGGCCAGCCGGCCGCCTCCCTCCCCGTCCAC
- a CDS encoding AraC family transcriptional regulator: MRPGEPAHDAASVWDIATPSRGGRLPGVSMAGFRARTSDFVDLGLVPYPAVTVAVDLGDQPLVVDDFSGREQSGSVVVGLASGGVRGRGRDIECLQVRLSPPVAHAVLGACAESGATVLSLDDLWGRDAARAQGQLRAAESWDARFAIAEAALVRRHEAGRAVDPEVAFVWGQMVTRLGGVRVDRLAAEVGWSRKRLWSRFRAQIGLNPKRAAQLVRFDHAAHRLAAGHSAARVAAEIGYVDQSHLHRDVVAFAGVTPTAVAVAPWLAVDDVAWAAPAYLSAS, translated from the coding sequence ATGCGACCCGGCGAGCCGGCCCACGACGCCGCGTCGGTATGGGACATCGCCACACCGTCGCGGGGCGGGCGGCTGCCGGGAGTCAGCATGGCCGGATTCCGGGCCCGTACGAGCGACTTCGTCGACCTGGGCCTGGTCCCGTACCCGGCTGTCACGGTGGCCGTCGACCTCGGCGACCAGCCGCTCGTCGTCGACGACTTCAGTGGCCGGGAGCAGAGCGGCAGCGTCGTCGTGGGCCTCGCCTCCGGCGGCGTTCGAGGACGCGGCCGGGACATCGAGTGCCTGCAGGTGCGGCTGTCGCCGCCGGTCGCGCACGCGGTGCTGGGCGCCTGTGCCGAGTCGGGCGCCACGGTGCTCTCCCTCGACGACCTCTGGGGCCGTGACGCCGCGCGCGCCCAGGGGCAACTGCGAGCTGCCGAGTCGTGGGACGCCCGGTTCGCGATCGCCGAGGCCGCGCTCGTTCGACGACACGAGGCAGGCCGAGCGGTGGACCCTGAGGTCGCCTTCGTGTGGGGGCAGATGGTGACGCGTCTGGGAGGGGTTCGGGTCGATCGGCTGGCAGCGGAGGTCGGCTGGAGCCGTAAGCGCCTGTGGTCCCGGTTCCGGGCCCAGATCGGTCTCAACCCCAAACGCGCCGCTCAGCTCGTCCGGTTCGACCACGCGGCCCACCGTCTGGCCGCGGGCCACAGCGCCGCACGGGTGGCGGCGGAGATCGGCTACGTCGACCAGTCCCACCTCCATCGGGATGTCGTGGCCTTCGCCGGTGTGACGCCCACGGCCGTTGCGGTGGCGCCCTGGCTGGCGGTCGACGACGTCGCATGGGCAGCCCCCGCATACCTGTCCGCCTCTTGA
- a CDS encoding class I SAM-dependent methyltransferase: protein MSKNMSKNMSKSWKDAPLPDVQWPRYGVDAPAFPALLGAAGAACCLAAGRWRPGRKALATAGTALIAQTGIYLHTTLHGKLRFWRRELDRAALKGDEQLLDLGCGRGAVLIEAAGRLPTGRAVGVDLWSGKDQSGNRPEVTLANAAAAGVADRVEVQTADMTELPFADGSFDVVTSALAIHNIPSRERRCRAVDEAMRVLRPGGQLLVADFWPMARQYADHLGHGTLRGLGPAYWYGGPWLGVTLLHAVKER from the coding sequence ATGTCCAAGAACATGTCCAAGAACATGTCCAAGAGCTGGAAAGACGCCCCACTGCCGGACGTCCAGTGGCCGAGGTACGGCGTTGACGCCCCAGCGTTCCCGGCGCTGCTCGGCGCCGCAGGCGCGGCCTGCTGCCTGGCCGCCGGCCGGTGGCGGCCGGGACGAAAAGCGCTGGCAACTGCGGGCACAGCCCTGATCGCCCAGACCGGCATCTATCTGCACACCACCTTGCACGGCAAACTGCGCTTCTGGAGGCGGGAGTTGGACCGGGCCGCCTTGAAAGGCGACGAGCAGCTCCTCGACCTGGGCTGCGGTCGCGGCGCGGTGCTGATCGAGGCGGCCGGGCGGCTGCCGACGGGACGCGCCGTGGGCGTGGACCTGTGGTCCGGAAAGGACCAGAGCGGGAACCGCCCCGAAGTCACGCTCGCCAACGCCGCAGCGGCCGGTGTCGCCGACCGGGTGGAAGTGCAGACGGCCGACATGACCGAGCTGCCGTTCGCGGACGGCTCCTTCGACGTTGTGACGAGCGCGCTGGCGATCCACAACATCCCCTCGCGTGAACGGCGCTGCCGCGCGGTGGACGAGGCCATGAGAGTGCTGCGCCCCGGCGGGCAGTTGCTCGTCGCCGACTTCTGGCCCATGGCCAGGCAGTACGCCGACCACCTCGGACACGGCACACTGCGCGGACTCGGCCCCGCGTACTGGTACGGCGGCCCGTGGCTCGGCGTCACCCTGCTGCATGCCGTCAAGGAGCGCTGA